DNA sequence from the Caulobacter segnis genome:
AGCGTGAACGCGATCTTCTTCGGCGGCGCCCTGGCCACCGAGGTCGAGATCGCCCTGGACGAGCGCCCCCGGGCCCTGCTGGAGGGCCCCAAGGCGATCCCGCTCAAGCCGCCTTCAGAATACGAAACCGAATGACCCCGTCGTCCTGGTCGGCGACCTCCAGCACGGTGGCGCCGATCTGGCCGGCGAAGTGCGGGACGTCGATCCGGGCCATCGGGTCGGTGGCCAGCAGCACCAGCTCGGCGCCGGCCGGCGCGGCCTCGTGGGCCTTGCGCAGCTTCAGGGTCGGGACCGGGCAGTGATGGCCGCGGGCGTCGATCAGGATCGGTTCAGGCCCAATTGAACTAGGCATCCGCGAACACCCCCTCGGCCTCGGCGGCCGGCAGGATGCGATGCTGGCCGGGCTCCAGGTCGCCGGGCAAGACCAGGCCACCGATCCGCTCGCGATGCAGCGAGACGACGTGGTTGCCGACGGCCGCGAACATGCGGCGCACCTGGTGATAGCGGCCCTCGGTGATGGTCAGCCGGGCGGTCTTCGGATCGACGACGTCCAGTTGGGCCGGCAGCAGCGGCTTTTCCTCGCCGTCCAGCATCAGCGTCCCGGCGGCGAAGACCTCGCCCTCCGAACCGTCCAGCGGACGGTCCAGGGTCGCCAGATACGTCTTGGGCACATGGCGCTTGGGCGAGATCACCCGATGCAGGAAGTCGCCGTCGTCGGTGATCAGGATCAGGCCGCTGGTGTCCTTGTCCAGCCGCCCGACCGTCGACAGGGCCGGGTCGCGCAGCCGCCAGCGGCGCGGCAGCAGATCGTAGATCTTGTCGCCGTCCTCCTTGTGCGAGCAGGTCACGCCCAGCGGCTTGTGCATCATCAGCACCAGCGGGGCGGGCGGATCGACCGGGACGCCCCGGATCGTCATGCGTTCGGGCAGGGTGGCGTCGACGGCGACGCGCAGGCCGGCGTCCTTCAGGATCTTGCCGTCCAGCACGACCTTGCCGCCCGCCACCAGCGCCTGGACCTCCTTGCGGCTGCCATAGCCCAGATTGGCCAGCAGACGGTCCAGACGGGCCATCAGCGCCTTTCCGCTCATTTCCCCATGCTCACTTTCGGGCCTCGAAGACCTTGTAGCCGCCGCCTTCGCCGACCAGCCGGACCTTGGCGAAGCTCTCGGCCAGGATCGCCTCGTAGGGCAGGTGGCGGTTGGCTACGATCCACAGGCTCCCGCTCTTGCGCAGGGCGCCGGCGGCGGCGCGGATGAAGGCCTGGCCCAGCGTCTTGTCCTCGCCGCCGCCCTCGTGGAACGGCGGGTTGCTGACGATGAAGTCCAGGTCCTTCAGCTCGACCTGGCGCACATCGCCCCAGACGAACTCGGCGCGGGGATCGGCGACGTTGCGCCTGGACACCTCGACCGCTCGGCGGTCCAGCTCGACCAGGGTCAGCTTGGTGACCTTCTTCGACGCCAGGACGTTCAGGGCCAGCAGGCCGATGCCCGAACCGAAGTCGGCGCCGACGCCGGAGAATTCCGGCAGCACCTGCAGCAGGGCGTTGGTGCCGGCGTCCAGGCGGTCCCAGCTGAAAACGCCCGGCTGGGTCCACAGGCCGTTCACGCTGATCCGGCGCGGGGCGCCGGCGGCGATGGTCTCGGCCAGGCCCTTGATCTCCGTCGGGCGGACCACGACGCAGATCCGGTTGTGCCGCCGGGCGCTCTCGCCAACCTCGCCGCCCAGGGCCTCCAGCTCCTTCTTCAGGCGCAGGCCGCCACGGTCCTTGGGGGCGAAGGCCGTCAGGCGACCGCCGGGCGCCAGGATTCGCAACGCCTGGGCGAGGACAAATCGTCGTTCCACCGCGCCAGCCGGGGCGCGAACGGTCACGGCGTTAAGAGATTCGTCCGCGATCGAGGCCAGATCCGTCGAGCCGACGATCAGCGGCGACAGCTGCACGGCGTCCGCCGCCGTGGGCGCCAGATCGTGGTCGGCCTGGCCATAAAGCGCGGTAGAAGTCGCCGACATGCTTGTCCTGAAAGGGTTTTTCGTCGCTGTGCGATGTGGCGGACAGGGTGGGATTCGAACCCACGGTAGGCTTCCACCTACGGCGGTTTTCAAGACCGCTGCCTTAAACCACTCGGCCACCTGTCCGGAGCAGGCGGCTATATCAGCGCGCCCGGTCCTTAACCAGACTTCAAAACAATCGCGTGATCATGTCCGCTCGGAAGAGGTGTGGATCCTCTGGACGATGAGCGGAATGACCCTGCGCGGCGAGACGATCTGGCGGAACCTGTGCGGCCTTGGCCTGATGGTCGTGGCCGCCCTGACCCTGTCCGCCTGCGCCACGCCCAAATACGCCACGGGCAAGGGCGGCTACACGGTTTCGGCCCGCAACGACACCACGCGCGGCTCCGCGCCGCGCGCCGGCTCGACGGTCGGCCGGGACGGCAAGCCGCTGCGCGGCACCGAGAAGCCCTATCAGATCAACGGCGTCTGGTACTATCCGAAGGCGGATCCGAACTACAACGAGGTCGGGATCGGCTCGTGGTACGGCGAGCAGTTTCATAACCGTCGCACCGCCAACGGCGAAACCTTCGACATGGACATCCCGTCGGCGGCCCATAAGACCCTGCCGCTGCCCAGCCTGGTCGAGGTGACCAATCTCGACAACGGCCAGAAGATGATCGTGCGGGTCAACGACCGTGGACCGTTCGTCGGCGACCGTGTCATCGACCTGTCCAAGGCGGCCGCCGAGCAGCTGGGCTATCGCCGCCAGGGCGTGGCCCGGGTGCGCGTCAAGTACATCGGCCCCGCCTCGAGCAGCGCCTTCACCGCGCCGCGCCAATATGCCCGCGTCGAGCCCGCGCCGGTTCGCGCCGGGCCGCGCAGCTTCGACGACATCAAGGAACCGACGCAGCGGGTGCAGGTGCTGCCGCAGCGACAGGCGCCGGATCCGGTCTGGAGCCCGCCGCCCGCGCCGGTCCAGCAAGCGGCCGCCCCACCGATCGGTTCGCCCGATCCTGTCCTGGCCTCGACCAAGGCCTATCGCGTGCAGGCCGGTTCGTTCTCCAACCGTGAGAACGCCGAAAAGGCCGTGCGCCAGCTGGCCGGCGCCGGCCGGGCCTTCATCGACACCATCGAGCGCGCCAGCGGCACGCTCTATCGCGTCACCGTGCTAGCGGGCCAGGACGAGGGCGAGGCCTGGAGCCTGCGTGATCGTGTCGAGTCCCTGGGCTATCAGGGCGCGACCGTGCTTCGGCCCTAAGGGGCTCTGGACAAGCCTCGCGATCCGGCCGAATGGAGGCCGGTGACCCAGGGTTTCTTCATCAGTTTCGAAGGCGGGGAGGGGGCTGGAAAGTCCACCCAGATCCGCCGCCTGGCCGAGCGGCTGCAAGCGGCCGGCCATGACGTCGTCGTGACTCGCGAGCCGGGCGGCAGTCCGGGCGCCGAAGCCATCCGCGAACTGCTGGTCAATGGGGCCGCAGATCGCTGGTCGCCAGTCACCGAGACCCTCCTGATGTACGCCGCCCGCCGCGATCACGTGGAGCGGGTGATCCGCCCGGCCCTCGCGCAGGGCAAGGTCGTGCTTTGCGACCGCTTCGCCGATTCCACCCGGGCCTATCAGGGCGCGGGCGGCGATGCGCCGGCCAGCCTGATCGCCTCGCTGGAGGAGCACGTGCTGGCCGGCACGGTTCCGGTCCTGACCTTGATCCTGGACCTGCCGGCCGAGGTCGGCCTGCGCCGGGCTGAGGCGCGCGGCGGGGCGGCGCGGTTCGAGTCGAAGGGCCTGCCGTTCCACGAGCGTCTGCGGGCCGGCTATCTGGAGATCGCCCGCCGCGAGCCCGAACGTTGCGCCGTCATCGACGCCGACGCCGAGCTGGACGCGGTCACCGCGGCCATCGCCGACACCGTAACCCAACGGCTGGACCTCTGATGATGACGCCGGCCCACCCCCGCGACGTCTATCGCCTGGACGGCCAATCGGCCGCCGAGGCCGCATTCATCGACGCGCTGGAGCGCGGCCGACTGCACCACGCCTGGCTGCTGACCGGTCCCGAGGGCGTCGGCAAGGCGACCCTGGCCTACCGCATGGCCCGTCGCCTGCTGGGCGCGCGGCCCGAGCCATCGCAGGGTCTGCTGGGCGCCGCGCCCTCCGACGTGGTCAGCCGCCAGGTCGCCGCCCGCTCGCATCCCGACCTGATGGTGCTGGAGCGCCTGACCGACGACGGCAAGGCCAGGAAGTCGATTCCCGTCGACGAGGCCCGCCAGTTGCCGGAGTTCTTCTCCACGACGCCGGCCGTCTCGCCCTATCGCGTGGCGATCATCGACGCGGCCGACGACCTCAACGTCAATGCGGCCAACGCCGTGCTGAAGACCCTGGAAGAGCCACCGCCGCGCGGGGTGATCCTGCTGATCAGCCACGCGCCCGGCAAGCTGTTGCCGACCATCCGCTCGCGTTGTCGCCGCCTGGCCGTTCCGGCGCCGGGGATCGCCGCGGCGGCCGAGATGGTCGAGCGGATGGCCGATCTGCCGCATCGCGACGCCGAGCGTCTGGCTCGCATGGCCCACGGCGCGCCGGGCAGGGCGTTGCAACTGGCCACCGCCGGGGCCATCGCCATGGACGACGCGGCCAACGAGATCCTGCGCGGCCTGCCCAAGATCGACGAGGGCGCGCTGTTGGCCATGGCCGACACCTTCCGGGGCGCGGATGGCATGGCGCGGTTCGAGCTGCTGATGAGCCGCCTGGCCGACCAGGTGCGGATCTTCGCCGCCCAGGTCGCCGCCGACGGCAAGAATTCGCCGGGCCTGGACCGCTGGGCGGCCGCGTGGGAGCGGCTCTCCAACGTCCCCGGCGAGGTCGAGGCGGTGAACCTGGATCGCGCCGACGCCTTCTGGAGCGTCATCTCGGACTTGCGCGCGGCGGCCAAGGCGGCGATGTGAGCCGCATGCTCATCGACAGCCATGTGAATCTCCACGCGCCCCAGTTCGCCGAGGACAAGGACGCCGTCATCGCCCGCGCTCGAGAGGCGGGCGTCGCGCTGATGGTCACCATCTGCGACAAGGTCTCGTCCTTTGAGGCCGTGCACGCCATCGCCATGGCCGAGCCGGACATCTGGTGCACGGTCGGCACGCACCCGCACGAGGCCAAGGAGGATCCCGGCTTGACCGCCGCGCGCCTGGTCGAACTGGCCCAGCGCCCGCGCGTCATCGGCATCGGCGAGTGCGGCCTGGACTTCCACTACGACCTGTCGCCCCGCGAGGTTCAGGCCCGGGTGTTCCGCGAGCACTGCATCGCCGCCCGCGAGAGCGGCCTGCCGCTGGTGGTCCACACTCGCGAGGCCGACGAGGTGATGGCGCAGATCCTCGAGGAGGAGCACGCGGCTGGGCCGTTCAAGATCCTGATGCACTGCTACACCAGCGGTCCGGCGCTGGCCGCCCGCGCCGCCGCCCTGGGCGCGTGGTTCTCGGTGTCGGGTATCGCCACCTTCAAGGCGGCCGAGGATGTGCGGGCGGTGATCCGCGACATGCCGGCCGACAGGATCATCGTCGAGACCGACTGCCCGTACCTGGCCCCCGTGCCGATGCGCGGCCGCCGCAATGAGCCGGCCTATCTGCCGCACATCTACGACAAGCTGGCCGAGATCCGGGGCTGGAGCCGGGCCGATACAGAGGCGCGGACCGAGGACGCCTTCTTCACCCTGTTCGACCGGATCCCCAGGGCATGACGGGACCGCTGGAGTTCACCATCCTGGGCTCCGGCTCGTCCGGCGGCGTACCCCGCGCCGACGGCAATTGGGGCGACTGCGATCCGGCCGAGCCCAAGAACCATCGCTCGCGCTGCTCGCTGCTGGTGCGGCGCCAGGGGACGGGTGGGCCGCACCACGAGACCACGGTCATCGTCGACACCGCGCCGGACCTGCGGCTGCAGACCGCCGCGGCCGGGGTGAAGCGGGTCGACGGGGCGCTGTTCACCCACGACCACGCCGACCAGGCTCACGGCATCGATGACCTGCGGCCGTTCTTCCTGAACCAGCGCCAGCGCATCCCGACCTGGATGGACCAGGCCACGCATGACGGCCTGCTGACGCGGTTCGAGTACATCTTCAAGACGCGGGGTGGCTATCCGGCCATCCTGGAGCCGCGTCTGATCCCGCCGCTGGGCGAGGACTTCGCGATCGAGGGGCCGAGCGGGACGATCCCCGTCCACACCTTCGACGTCGATCACGGCGAGATCCGCGCGGTCGGCTACCGCTTCGGCGGGGTGGCCTATACGCCGGACGTCCGCGCCATTCCGGACGGCAGCTGGGCCGATCTCGAGGATCTCGACGTCTGGATCGTCGACGCCCTGCGCTGGACGCCGCATCCGACCCACGCGCACGTCGAGCTGGCGCTGGAGTGGATCGCCCGCGCCAAGCCGCGCCGGGCCATCCTGACCAACCTGCATATCGACCTGGACTACAACGCCCTGACCGCCCGGCTGCCGCCCGGCGTCGAGGCCGCCCATGACGGCCTACGGTTCACGCTCTGAGAATTCGGCGACGGAAAGTCGCTGGCGAAACGTCGTTGTAGGCGTGAACCTCCGGGCGGGATGGCAAGGTCCAGCCGGGTCGCCCCGTTCGCCCGAGTTTGTCGAAACTTGGCCACACGTAACAGAGTTGAAATATGCCCGCCCAACAACACCGTCATAGGGACGCGGTAGAGTCACTTTCCCGTGCGTCACTGACCAGACCTCCCATGGCTGAAACCGTCACCGTCTCTCGTGAAATGTTCCAACGTCTGCGGGCGCGCCTGCCGGCGGTCACCCGCGAGCACCTGTTCGACTGCTATGCGATCAGCGAGACCACCTGGACCAAGCTGCGCGACGGCCGGCCGGTGAAGCGCACCACCCTGGACCGCATCCTGGCCAAGCTGGCGCTGCTGGACGCCCGGGTCGCCGCCTAGCGGACTATCTTTACGCCGCCCTTATGCGGCGGCTCGGCTTCAATATGGAGCCCTTACGCGCCGAAATGGTCTTTCGGCCTCCGACACCAAAGGAGGCCTCGATGGCTGATCTTTTTTATGGGGCGCTGGCCTTGGGCCTGTTCGCCCTGTTCGGCGCTTTCGCCGCCGCGCTGAGGCGCGTCTGACCATGCTCGTGACTCTTCTCTGGGCAGCCGGGGCCGTCGTGGTCGCCGGCTACATGGTCGCGGCCATGCTGCGTCCCGACAAGTTCTGACGGACCAATCCCAATGACCTGGCAAGGATGGGCGGAGATCGCCCTGACCCTGAGCCTGGCGGTCGCTATCGGCTGGCCGCTGGGCGTTTTCATGTCGCGCGTCTGGAATGGCGAGCGAACCTTCCTCGATCCGGTGATGCGCCCGATCGAGCGTCTGTTCTACGCCGCCTGCGGCGTCGATCCGAAGAAGAGCCAGAGCTGGCATGCCTACGCCCTGGCGCTGCTGACCTTCAACCTGGTCGGCTTCTTCCTCGTCTACGCGGTCCTGCGCCTGCAGGGCGTGCTGCCGCTGAACCCGCAGGGCTTCCCAGGCCTGTCGGGCCACCTGTCGTTCAACACGGCGATCAGCTTCGTCACCAACACCAACTGGCAGAGCTATGCGGGTGAGGCGACCATGTCGACGCTCAGCCAGATGCTGGTGCTGACGGTGCAGAACTTCGTCTCGGCCGCCACCGGCGCGACCGTCGCCGCGGCGCTGGCCCGCGCGTTCGTCGCCAACCGGGGCGAGGGCGTCGGCAACTTCTGGGCCGACCTGATCCGCACCACGCTCTACGTGCTGCTGCCGCTGTCCTTCGTCGTGGCGATCCTGCTGGTCGCCCTGGGCCTGCCCCAGACCCTCATCGCCGGCGTCACCGCCCACACGCTGGAAGGCGCCGAGCAGAAGATCTCGCTCTACGCCGTCGCCTCGCAGGAGGCGATCAAGATGCTGGGCATCAACGGCGGCGGGATCTTCAACGCCAACTCGGCCCACCCGTTCGAGAACCCGACGCCGCTGACCAACCTGATCACGGCCGTCTCGATCAACGTGCTGGGCTGGGCCGCCTTCTTCGCCTTCGGCCGCATGGTGCTGGCCAAGAAGGACGTCCGCGCCCTGGTCATCGCCGCCTTCGTGCTGCTGCTGGCCGGCGCGGCGGGGGTGTACGCCACCGAGACCCAGGCCCCGCCGGCCCAGGTCGCCGCCAAGGTCGACGCGTCGGTCAACATGGAAGGCAAGGAGGTCCGCTTCGGCGCGCCCGCCACCGCCGCCTGGGTCGCGGCCACGACCGGCGCCTCGAACGGCTCGGTCAATGGCATGCACTCCAGCCTGATGCCCCTAGGCGGCGGCATTGCAATGTTCCTGATGCAGTTGGGCGAGATCCTGCCGGGCGGCATCGGCTCGGGCGTCGCGATCATGGTCGTCATGGCCCTGCTGTCGGTGTTCGTCGCCGGCCTGATGGTCGGCCGCACGCCGGAATATCTGGGTAAGAAGGTCGAGGCCCGCGAGATCCAGTTCTCGATCCTGGCCGTCGTCATCATCCCGCTGTCGATGCTGGGCTTCTCGGGCCTGGCCGCCGTGCTGCCCGAGGCGTTGAAGGGCCTGATGCACTCAGGACCGCATGGCCTGTCGGAGATCCTCTACGCCTATGTCTCGGGTACGGCCAACAACGGCTCGGCCTTCGCCGGCCTGACCGCCAACGCCCCCTGGTGGGACGTGACGCTCGGGATCGCCATGGCCCTGGGCCGCTTCCTGCCGATGGTGGCCGTCCTGGCCATCGCCGGGGCCCTGGTCGCCAAGCCCAAGCTGGCCCCCACCGCCGGCACCCTGCCGACCGACGGCGGTCTGTTCATCGGTCTCCTGATCGGGGTGATCCTGATCCTGGGCGGCCTGCAATTCTTCCCCGCGATGGCGCTGGGACCGATCGTCGAGCACTTCCAGGCGCTCGGCGCGGTCGCGGCCCTCCGCTGAGTGGTGATCCCATGAGCTCCATCGATATCCATGCCGGCGAAGGCCGCCGCAAGGCCTCGGCCCTGGCTGGCGGCCTCTCCGGCGCCGTCCTGGCCCGCGCGGCCAAGGACGCCTTCCTCAAGCTCGATCCGCGCAAGCTGACCGGCAATCCGGTGATCTTCGCCACCTGGATCGTGGCCCTGCTGTCCACCGCTTCGGCCGTCGCGGCGCTGGCCGCTCATCAGGCGGCGGGCTTCGCCATCCAGGTCGCCGTCTGGCTGTGGGCCACGGTGCTGTTCGCCAACCTGGCCGAAAGCGTCGCCGAAGGGCGCGGCAAGGCGGCCGCCGACAGCTTGCGCGCCACCCGTGTGACGACCAAGGCCAAGCTGATCATCGACCCGACCACGGGGACCTACATCCCAACCCCGGCCCACAAGCTGGGCATGGGCGAGATCATCTTGGTCGAGGCCGGCGATGTGATCCCGACCGATGGCGAGATCATCGAGGGCATGGCCAGCGTCAACGAGGCGGCCATCACCGGTGAGAGCGCTCCGGTCATCCGTGAGAGCGGCGGCGACCGCTCGGCCGTAACCGGCGGCACCACGGTCGTCTCCGACTGGATCAAGGTGCGCGTGACGGCCGAGGCGGGCTCGACCTTCCTCGACCGGATGATCGCCATGGTCGAGGGCGCGGACCGGCGCAAGACGCCGAACGAGATCGCTCTCGCCGTGCTGCTGGCCGGGCTCACCTTGATTTTCCTGATCGCGGTCGTGACCCTGCTGGGCCTGGGCAAGTTCTCGGGCGTGGCGCTGGACCCGCTGGTGCTGGGCGCGCTGTTCATCACGCTGATCCCGACGACGATCGGCGGCCTGCTCAGCGCCGTGGGCATCGCCGGCATGGACCGCCTGCTGAAGGTCAACGTCCTGGCCACCTCGGGCCGCGCCGTGGAGGCGGCGGGCGACGTCGACACCCTGCTGCTGGACAAGACCGGCACCATCACCTTCGGCAACCGCATGGCCACCGAGGTGATCCCGGCGCCGGGCGTGCGGCCGGAGGCGGCGATGCGCGCGGCCCTGATGGCCTCGCTGGCCGACGAAACGCCGGAAGGGCGCTCGATCGTCGAACTGGCCCGCAACCAGGGCCTGGCGGCTGAGCCCCCGGCCGGCGCCACGGCCATCCCGTTCACCGCCCAGACCCGCCAGTCGGGTCTGGATCACGAGGGTCGCAGCTGGCGCAAGGGCGCGGTGGACGCCGTCTATCGCTCGCTGGCCCTGGACCCCAAGAGTGTCGCGGCCGAGTTGACCGCCGCGATCGACCGCATCGCCCGTTCGGGCGGCACCCCGCTGGCGGTCAGCGAGGACGGCGTCCTGGTCGGCGTCATCCACCTGAAGGACGTGGTCAAGCCCGGCGTCAAGGAGCGCTTCGCCGACCTGCGCCGCATGGGCCTGCGCACGGTGATGATCACCGGCGACAACCCGGTGACCGCCGCCGCGATCGCCTCGGAAGCCGGCGTCGACGACTTCCTGGCCGAGGCTACGCCCGAGGACAAGCTGCGGCTGATCCGCGAGGAGCAGGGCAAGGGGCGTCTGGTGGCCATGTGCGGCGACGGCGCCAACGACGCGCCTGCTCTGGCTCAAGCCGATGTCGGCGTGGCCATGCAGACCGGCGCCCAGGCCGCCCGCGAGGCCGGCAACATGGTCGATCTCGACAGCGACCCGACCAAGGTCATCGAGATCGTCGAGGTCGGCAAACAGATGCTGATCACCCGCGGGGCGCTGACGACCTTCTCGATCGCCAACGACGTGGCCAAGTATTTCGCCATCATCCCGGCGATGTTCGTGGTCTCGCTGCCGGCCCTTGGCGCGTTGAACGTCATGCGCCTGCACAGCCCGCAGAGCGCGATCCTGTCGGCGGTGATCTTCAACGCCCTGGTGATCATCGCCCTGATCCCTCTGGCCTTGAAGGGCGTGAAGTACCGCGCCATCGGGGCTGGCAAGCTCTTGTCGCGCAACCTGACCCTCTACGGGATCGGCGGCTTGGTCGCGCCTTTCGTGGGCATCAAGCTGATCGACCTCGTGGTCTCGGCCCTCGGCCTGGCCTAAACACGAGCCATCGGAGATTCATCCGTCATGCTATCTCACCTTCGTCCCGCCCTGGTCTCCATGGGCCTGTTCACCGCCCTGCTGGGCGTGGCCTATCCGCTGGCCGTGACCGGCGTCGCCCAGGCGGCGTTTCCGGCCCAGGCCGGCGGCAGTCTGATCCGCGACGCCGGCGGCGAGGTCCTCGGCTCGGCCCTGATCGGCCAGGTCTTCGCCAGGCCGGAATATTTCCACGGCCGTCCGTCGGCGGCCGGGAACGGCTACGACGCCGGCGCCTCCAGCGGCTCCAACATGGGGCCGCTGAACGACAAGCTGATCGCGCGCGAGAAGACCGACGCCGCCGCCCTGCGGGCCGAGAACCCCGGCGTGGTCATCCCGGCCGACGCGGTGACCACTTCGGCCTCGGGGCTCGATCCCGACATTTCGCCGGCCAACGCCCGCTTCCAGGCGCCGCGCGTGTCTCGCGAGCGCGGGGTTCCGGTCGGCCAGGTGGCGGCGCTGATCGACGCCCAGGTCCAGCCGCCGCTGCTGGGCTTCATCGGCCAGCCCCGCGTCAACGTGCTGGCCCTCAACCGGGCGCTCGACGCCCGCTTCCCGAAAGGCGGATAGTGCCGGCGGACGACCGCTCTCAAAACGAACCCGGGCGTCCTGACCCCGAGGCGCTCCTGGCCGCCGCCAACAAGGCGGGCCGGGGGCGTCTCAAGGTGTTTCTGGGCATGGCCCCGGGCGTGGGCAAGACCTACGAGATGCTGCGCGCCGCTCGCCGCCGTAAGGCTGAGGGCGTCGACGTGCTGATTGGCGTGGTCGAGACCCACGGCCGGCGCGAGACCGAGAGCCTGCTGCGCGGCATGGACGTCCTGCCGCGCAAGCCGATCGAGCATCGCGACCGCGTCCAGATGGAGTTCGACATCGACGCGGCGCTCGAGCGCAGGCCTCGGATCCTGCTGGTCGACGAGTACGCCCACTCCAACGCCGTGGGCTCGCGCCATCCCAAGCGCTGGCAGGATGTCGAGGAACTGCTGGCCGCCGGCGTCGACGTCTGGACGACCCTGAACGTCCAGCACCTGGAAAGC
Encoded proteins:
- the kdpC gene encoding potassium-transporting ATPase subunit KdpC, producing the protein MLSHLRPALVSMGLFTALLGVAYPLAVTGVAQAAFPAQAGGSLIRDAGGEVLGSALIGQVFARPEYFHGRPSAAGNGYDAGASSGSNMGPLNDKLIAREKTDAAALRAENPGVVIPADAVTTSASGLDPDISPANARFQAPRVSRERGVPVGQVAALIDAQVQPPLLGFIGQPRVNVLALNRALDARFPKGG